The following proteins are co-located in the Poecile atricapillus isolate bPoeAtr1 chromosome 2, bPoeAtr1.hap1, whole genome shotgun sequence genome:
- the GCNT2 gene encoding LOW QUALITY PROTEIN: N-acetyllactosaminide beta-1,6-N-acetylglucosaminyl-transferase (The sequence of the model RefSeq protein was modified relative to this genomic sequence to represent the inferred CDS: inserted 3 bases in 2 codons; deleted 1 base in 1 codon; substituted 3 bases at 3 genomic stop codons) produces the protein MTGVNEKPIPKEGWKEDLRKYKSFSLSLVLGKVISLVDVGKFVDVIYLDFYGTVLDKLAAHSLLRGSLCWVKIYLDGHPLWWRDFFLRSNELLLCATLRYCLFAVLSQCXSFPFLFYAVNLQAQKPPRRLNFSVSLILAEACKALIEDKVSFXRKIPLREPNCTEYLTQNPHITXALAAKEATHTLTSXRCTKCFETFELSFRELFMLQSVYRVHGDVXSRSQFPSSRQHCLLSASLVSWAKRVLQGSISHLWTDLHCTRDLLALAVPWCYLLNTCGQDLSLNREIIPLLKDLGGKNITPRVLPSPYLHHLHVHREQFYSSFSFMMWTFVCKTLPARKPGHLFWYMAITWLFVGFMLQDQHVLHLLVWPRVTNSPEGHS, from the exons ATGACTGGAGTCAATGAAAAGCCCATCCCCAAGGAGGGCTGGAAGGAGGATCTGAGGAAATACAAGTCTTTCAGCCTGTCCTTGGTGCTGGGAAAG GTGATCTCTCTGGTGGATGTGGGTAAATTTGTGGATGTTATCTACCTGGACTTCTATGGCACAGTGCTGGACAAGCTGGCAGCTCACAGCTTGCTGAGGGGCAGTCTTTGCTGGGTTAAAATCTATCTGGATGGTCACCCACTGTGGTG GAGAGACTTTTTTCTGAGGAGCAACGAATTGCTTCTCTGTGCAACACTCAGATATTGCCTTTTTGCTGTTCTGAGTCAAtg ttcatttccatttcttttctacGCTGTTAACTTGCAAGCACAAAAACCTCCTAGGAGGCTGAACTTCTCAGTGAGTTTGATTTTAGCAGAAGCCTGTAAAGCACTTATTGAAGATAAGGTGTCCTTCTGAAGGAAAATACCACTCAGAGAACCTAACTGCACGGAGTACCTCACACAGAACCCCCACATCACCTGAGCCCTCGCAGCCAAGGAGGCCACCCACACCCTCACGTCATGACGTTGCACCAAGTGTTTTGAGACTTTTGAGCTCTCCTTCAGGGAGCTGTTCATGCTCCAGAGTGTCTACCGCGTTCATGGGGATG ATTCAAGGAGCCAATTCCCTTCCAGCAGGCAGCACTGCCTTCTCAGTGCCTCTCTTGTTTCCTGGGCAAAGAGGGTGCTCCAGGGCAGCATCTCCCACCTGTGGACTGACCTCCACTGCACGAGAGACCTG TTGGCCTTGGCCGTGCCCTGGTGCTACCTACTCAACACCTGTGGTCAGGACCTCTCCTTGAACAGGGAGATCATCCCGCTGCTGAAGGACCTTGGGGGCAAGAACATCACACCCAGGGTGCTGCCATCTCCCTACCTGCACCACCTGCACGTGCACAGGGAGCAATTTtactcttccttctctttcatGATGTGGACATTTGTGTGCAAGACACTGCCGGCCAGAAAACCTGGCCATCTATTTTGGTACATGGCCATCACCTGGCTCTTTGTGGGATTCATGCTGCAGGACCAGCATGTTCTTCATCTGCTGGTGTGGCCCAGGGTCACCAACAGCCCTGAGGGGCACTCCTGA